One window of Arthrobacter oryzae genomic DNA carries:
- a CDS encoding ATP-dependent DNA helicase, whose amino-acid sequence MSDPGAGETSGSAGEEFVIELLDRAVSGMGGQSRSGQHEMARQVARAIDSGDHLLVQAGTGTGKSLAYLIPLIAHSQASDKPTLVSTATLALQTQIVGRDLPRLLETINPALERPVKVALVKGRANYVCRHKLDGGFPSEEPSEGQLFSLGEDTSVPHFAASLGGPASQLGKEVVRLREWAEKTATGDRDELMPGVTDRAWRQVSVTSMECLGAQKCPMAAECFSELARQDAAEADVVVTNHAMLAVSAFEGLAVLPEYDVVVVDEAHELQDRVTGAVSGQLSVAMVHAAASGARKNTGITVDALNNAAANLELAIAGVPSGLLPNGLNDEQLDCVDQLREACRAALSDSKGDSANTADGGRQLARSRLMVILELCERLIAARENREVVWFSRNSTFDPHQGYSQPDDAAPALINIAPLSVAGKLRDGLFAGHTVVLTSATLAIGSAFEPAAGGLGLVGPGAPSWTGVDVGSPFDYPKQGILYVASHLPKPGRGTSPEALDELEKLIRASNGGALCLFSSRRAAEEAAEAMRPRLDVSILCQGESTMTALVRQFADEPDTCLFGTMSLWQGVDVPGGSCRLVVIDRIPFPRPDDPLMTARSRAVAQAGGNGFMSVSATHAAIRLAQGAGRLIRSTGDKGVVAVLDSRLSTERYGGFLRAALPPFWPTTDPAIAVAALSRLAKAPAEVAGA is encoded by the coding sequence ATGTCTGATCCCGGGGCCGGAGAAACCAGCGGCTCCGCCGGCGAGGAGTTCGTCATCGAACTCCTCGACCGGGCAGTGTCCGGCATGGGCGGACAAAGCCGCAGCGGCCAGCACGAAATGGCCCGGCAGGTGGCGCGCGCTATCGACAGCGGCGACCACCTGCTGGTCCAGGCCGGAACGGGCACGGGCAAGTCCCTCGCGTACCTGATTCCGCTGATTGCCCATTCACAGGCCAGCGATAAACCCACGTTGGTGTCCACGGCCACCCTTGCCCTGCAGACACAGATCGTGGGCAGGGACCTGCCCCGGCTGCTCGAAACCATCAACCCCGCCCTGGAGCGCCCCGTCAAGGTCGCGCTGGTCAAGGGCAGGGCAAATTACGTGTGCCGGCACAAGCTCGACGGCGGATTCCCCTCCGAAGAACCGTCGGAGGGGCAGCTCTTCTCCCTGGGCGAGGACACCAGCGTTCCGCACTTTGCCGCCTCTTTGGGCGGCCCTGCATCCCAGCTGGGCAAGGAAGTGGTCCGGCTCCGCGAGTGGGCGGAGAAGACCGCCACAGGGGACCGTGACGAACTGATGCCCGGCGTGACGGACCGTGCCTGGCGGCAGGTGTCCGTCACCTCGATGGAATGCCTGGGCGCGCAGAAATGCCCCATGGCCGCCGAGTGCTTCAGTGAACTCGCCCGGCAGGACGCCGCCGAGGCCGACGTTGTGGTGACCAACCACGCGATGCTGGCCGTCAGCGCGTTCGAAGGCCTCGCGGTCCTGCCGGAGTACGACGTCGTGGTGGTTGACGAGGCGCACGAGCTGCAGGACCGTGTGACGGGAGCAGTCTCCGGCCAGCTGTCCGTGGCCATGGTCCATGCCGCCGCCTCAGGTGCCCGCAAAAACACGGGTATCACGGTTGATGCGCTCAACAACGCCGCCGCGAACCTCGAACTCGCCATCGCCGGGGTTCCCAGCGGTCTCCTGCCCAACGGGCTCAACGACGAACAGCTCGACTGCGTGGACCAGTTGCGGGAAGCCTGCCGCGCGGCCCTCTCCGACTCCAAAGGCGACAGCGCCAACACGGCCGACGGCGGGCGGCAGCTCGCGCGCTCTCGCCTCATGGTCATCCTTGAACTCTGTGAGCGCCTGATTGCCGCCCGGGAAAACCGGGAGGTGGTCTGGTTTTCGCGGAACAGCACCTTCGACCCGCACCAGGGCTACTCGCAGCCGGATGACGCCGCGCCGGCCCTGATCAACATTGCCCCGCTGAGCGTGGCCGGGAAGCTCCGCGACGGGCTCTTTGCCGGCCACACCGTTGTCCTTACGTCTGCCACCCTGGCGATTGGATCGGCCTTCGAACCGGCTGCGGGAGGGCTGGGGCTGGTGGGACCGGGCGCACCCAGCTGGACAGGCGTGGATGTCGGTTCCCCGTTCGACTACCCCAAACAGGGGATTCTGTACGTGGCCAGCCATCTGCCGAAGCCGGGACGCGGGACATCGCCCGAAGCGCTGGACGAGTTGGAGAAACTCATCCGGGCCTCGAACGGCGGTGCGCTGTGCCTCTTCTCGTCGCGGCGGGCAGCGGAGGAAGCGGCCGAGGCGATGAGGCCACGCCTGGATGTCAGCATCCTGTGCCAGGGGGAATCAACCATGACGGCGCTGGTGCGGCAGTTTGCGGACGAACCGGACACCTGTCTTTTCGGCACCATGTCGCTCTGGCAGGGAGTGGACGTTCCCGGCGGTTCGTGCCGGCTGGTGGTCATCGACCGTATCCCCTTCCCGCGGCCGGACGATCCGCTTATGACCGCACGTTCCCGGGCTGTGGCGCAGGCGGGGGGCAACGGTTTTATGTCGGTGTCGGCCACGCACGCCGCTATCCGGCTCGCCCAGGGCGCCGGCCGGCTCATCCGCTCCACGGGCGACAAAGGGGTTGTGGCTGTCCTTGACTCCAGGTTGTCCACTGAACGCTACGGGGGCTTCCTGCGGGCCGCCCTGCCGCCGTTCTGGCCCACCACTGATCCCGCGATCGCTGTTGCTGCACTGTCAAGGCTGGCAAAGGCTCCGGCGGAGGTTGCCGGCGCCTGA
- the hisH gene encoding imidazole glycerol phosphate synthase subunit HisH, with translation MTGPILRDGAILDPAASAKPASPEGKPTVTVLDYGSGNVRSAVRALERAGAEVILSAKPEDVLNADGLLVPGVGAFETVMRELKAVDAIRMIGRRVAGGRPVLGICVGLQVLFEAGVEHGTEAEGMGEWPGKVELLPAEVVPHMGWNTVKVPEGSRLFEGVENERFYFVHSYGVQHWDFDVIQPRMAAPLVTWSEHGAPFVAAVENGPLCATQFHPEKSGDAGARLLRNWVNGLRRGKGDATAPTAAGAGPAA, from the coding sequence GTGACCGGCCCGATCCTCCGCGACGGGGCAATCCTGGACCCTGCCGCGAGTGCGAAACCGGCGTCCCCCGAGGGGAAACCCACGGTTACCGTCCTGGACTACGGCTCCGGGAACGTCCGCTCGGCCGTCCGGGCGCTGGAGCGGGCGGGTGCCGAAGTCATCCTCAGCGCCAAGCCGGAAGACGTCCTGAATGCCGACGGACTGCTGGTCCCCGGGGTCGGTGCCTTCGAAACGGTGATGCGCGAGCTCAAGGCAGTGGACGCGATCCGGATGATCGGCCGGCGGGTGGCCGGCGGCCGGCCCGTCCTGGGAATCTGCGTGGGCCTCCAAGTGCTGTTCGAGGCAGGCGTCGAGCACGGCACCGAGGCCGAGGGCATGGGGGAGTGGCCCGGAAAAGTGGAACTGCTGCCTGCAGAGGTTGTGCCCCACATGGGCTGGAACACCGTCAAGGTCCCGGAAGGGTCCAGGCTCTTCGAAGGCGTCGAAAACGAGCGCTTCTACTTCGTCCACTCCTACGGCGTGCAGCACTGGGACTTCGACGTCATCCAGCCGCGCATGGCTGCCCCGCTGGTCACCTGGTCGGAGCATGGCGCACCGTTCGTCGCCGCCGTGGAGAACGGCCCCCTGTGCGCCACCCAGTTCCACCCGGAAAAGTCCGGCGACGCCGGCGCCCGGCTTCTCCGCAACTGGGTCAACGGCCTGCGCCGCGGCAAAGGCGACGCCACAGCACCCACGGCCGCCGGTGCCGGACCGGCCGCCTAG
- the hisB gene encoding imidazoleglycerol-phosphate dehydratase HisB, whose amino-acid sequence MSTTGSTAVEARTARMERSTSESSVLVEINLDGSGISDISTSVPFYDHMLTALCKHSLIDMTVKATGDIHIDVHHTVEDVAITFGEVLRTALGNKAGIRRFGEATVPLDEALAHAVVDVSGRPYLVHGGEPAGQEYHLIGGHFTGSLTRHVFEAITLHAGICLHMNVIAGRDPHHIVEAQFKAFARALRAAVEPDPRVEGIPSTKGAL is encoded by the coding sequence ATGAGCACCACCGGATCCACTGCTGTCGAGGCCCGGACCGCACGCATGGAGCGTTCCACGAGCGAATCGTCCGTGCTGGTCGAGATCAACCTTGACGGCTCGGGCATCTCGGACATCAGCACCTCGGTTCCGTTCTATGACCACATGCTGACTGCTCTGTGCAAGCACTCACTCATCGATATGACGGTCAAGGCGACGGGGGACATCCACATCGACGTCCACCATACGGTGGAGGATGTGGCCATCACGTTCGGCGAAGTGCTTCGGACCGCCCTCGGCAACAAGGCGGGGATCCGCCGTTTCGGGGAAGCCACGGTTCCCCTGGACGAAGCCCTGGCCCACGCCGTCGTTGATGTCTCCGGGCGGCCGTACCTGGTGCACGGCGGCGAGCCGGCCGGTCAGGAATACCACCTGATCGGCGGACACTTCACGGGTTCCCTGACCCGCCACGTCTTCGAAGCAATCACCCTGCACGCCGGCATCTGCCTGCACATGAACGTCATCGCCGGCCGGGACCCGCACCACATCGTGGAAGCACAGTTCAAGGCATTCGCTCGGGCGCTGCGCGCAGCCGTAGAGCCGGACCCCCGCGTGGAGGGCATCCCGTCCACCAAGGGCGCACTGTGA
- a CDS encoding SseB family protein, whose translation MEQQPPASRELPGHIAAALAGSGGATDSAGQPWAGRSLAGEDAKIHNFEHDDGTADAGYLAAVAALRSAEGDEAAVVASLAAARVFVPIVAQLAEESEHTHGPHASGHGDDGMQADKLHGDKQADMALVTLKAPDGRTAMPVFTSAAALEAWHPDARPVAVYAARAALSAVAEGAELLVLDPGSEYTFVVRRPAVWALAQQQDWLPSYADPELARAMADATAGYAAVKRVELQPGGGVASATAGGAVVRGGGPGPELRVVLYLEDGLDAAGVQAIVAGLNADWSRNAVFAERVDSIEVKLQRATE comes from the coding sequence ATGGAACAGCAACCTCCCGCATCCCGCGAACTGCCGGGCCACATCGCGGCCGCGCTGGCAGGCTCCGGCGGCGCCACGGACTCTGCCGGGCAGCCTTGGGCCGGCCGCAGCCTCGCCGGCGAGGATGCAAAGATCCACAACTTCGAGCACGACGACGGCACGGCCGACGCCGGTTACCTCGCCGCGGTTGCCGCGCTCCGCTCTGCTGAGGGCGACGAAGCTGCCGTGGTGGCGTCTCTGGCCGCTGCCAGGGTTTTCGTTCCGATCGTTGCCCAGCTGGCCGAGGAAAGCGAACACACGCACGGGCCTCACGCAAGCGGGCACGGTGACGACGGGATGCAGGCTGACAAGCTGCACGGCGACAAGCAGGCGGACATGGCGCTCGTGACGCTGAAGGCGCCGGACGGCCGGACGGCCATGCCGGTCTTCACCTCGGCTGCGGCGCTGGAAGCATGGCATCCGGACGCCCGCCCGGTGGCAGTGTACGCGGCGCGGGCCGCCCTGTCCGCGGTGGCTGAAGGAGCCGAGCTCCTCGTCCTCGACCCCGGCTCCGAGTACACGTTCGTGGTCCGCCGGCCCGCCGTCTGGGCCCTTGCCCAGCAGCAGGACTGGCTTCCGTCCTATGCCGATCCGGAGCTTGCCCGGGCCATGGCCGACGCAACGGCCGGTTATGCGGCCGTTAAGCGGGTCGAGCTCCAGCCGGGCGGCGGCGTGGCCTCGGCAACAGCCGGGGGCGCTGTCGTCCGCGGCGGCGGTCCGGGGCCGGAACTCAGGGTGGTGCTGTACTTGGAAGATGGCCTCGATGCAGCAGGCGTCCAGGCGATCGTGGCAGGGCTAAACGCTGACTGGTCGCGGAATGCGGTCTTCGCCGAGCGCGTCGACTCGATCGAGGTAAAGTTGCAGCGCGCAACAGAATAG
- the lexA gene encoding transcriptional repressor LexA, which produces MAAQATGGRATQRSQQPPAKPKGLTVRQKKILETIQRSVNDNGYPPSMREIGDTVGLASLSSVTHQLSQLEKLGYLRRDPKRPRAMEVLMPLTLDEGTAKISGVEKPARLRTVGGLAVSELATATDTAMVPLVGRIAAGGPILADQMVEDVMPLPRQLVGHGELFMLKVTGDSMIDAAICDGDWVVVRRQSDAVNGDIVAALLDDEATVKTFRQRDGHTWLLPQNTQYEPILGDHANIMGKVVSVLRSL; this is translated from the coding sequence ATGGCAGCACAAGCCACCGGCGGCAGGGCTACCCAGCGGAGCCAGCAGCCACCAGCGAAGCCGAAGGGCCTCACGGTACGGCAGAAGAAGATTCTGGAAACGATCCAGCGGTCCGTCAACGACAACGGCTATCCGCCGTCGATGCGCGAAATTGGTGACACCGTTGGCCTGGCCAGCCTGTCCAGCGTCACCCACCAACTCTCCCAGCTCGAAAAACTGGGCTACCTCCGGCGTGACCCGAAACGCCCGCGCGCGATGGAAGTCCTGATGCCGCTGACCCTGGACGAGGGCACCGCCAAAATCTCCGGCGTGGAGAAGCCTGCACGGCTGCGCACCGTTGGCGGATTGGCTGTTTCCGAACTGGCCACGGCAACGGACACGGCCATGGTCCCCCTGGTGGGGCGGATTGCGGCGGGCGGGCCGATCCTGGCCGACCAGATGGTTGAGGACGTGATGCCGCTGCCAAGGCAGCTGGTCGGCCATGGCGAGCTTTTTATGCTGAAGGTGACCGGCGACTCCATGATCGACGCGGCAATCTGCGACGGCGACTGGGTTGTGGTCCGCCGGCAGAGTGACGCCGTCAACGGCGACATCGTTGCCGCCCTGCTCGACGACGAGGCGACGGTGAAGACCTTCCGCCAGCGCGATGGCCACACCTGGCTGTTGCCCCAGAACACGCAGTACGAGCCCATCCTCGGCGATCACGCCAACATCATGGGCAAGGTCGTTTCGGTTCTCCGCTCGCTGTAG
- the rpmI gene encoding 50S ribosomal protein L35 has product MPKMKTHSGAKKRFKLTGSGKLRRQQANRRHYLEHKSSRLTRRLAGDKIVFKGDAKVIRKMLGI; this is encoded by the coding sequence ATGCCGAAGATGAAGACCCACAGCGGTGCTAAGAAGCGCTTCAAGCTGACCGGTAGCGGCAAGCTGCGCCGCCAGCAGGCCAACCGCCGCCACTACCTCGAGCACAAGTCCTCCAGGCTGACCCGTCGCCTTGCCGGCGACAAGATCGTCTTCAAGGGCGACGCCAAGGTCATCCGGAAGATGCTCGGCATCTAA
- a CDS encoding MFS transporter — protein sequence MNFALYKELLAIRPIRRLLTVGMIARIPHSAAGVLLTLHIVLTLGEGYAAAGTAAAVMTIGIALGAPWRGRRVDTVGLRKALIPSVVSETVIWSVVPHVSYEWVLALVFVGGLLTLPIFSVVRQSLGVLAGGEQRRTAFALDAISTELVFMLGPAAGAIVATAGHSVVGLTVVGVCTSVAGLFLMWFNPPTRSAVPDDDYETDQQEGAEAAVVAAAPAHLQEAAAELAPVAAGGLRRTRLRPAGLRRSVVHNFAWFTAAVAAVFAVASGAGMVLSGTDVGIVAALETGGRQAEIGLVFVFWCAASVVGGLLYGAMHRPVSPMLLLLGMAALTIPMGFARDTLTLCLLSLLPGLLCAPVLSAASEKVAELVEEGRRGEAMGWYGSALTAGVALGAPLAGVFIDGVGPSAGFVSVGTAGVVLCLFGLVLQRRRRQRALT from the coding sequence GTGAATTTCGCTCTTTACAAGGAGCTCCTGGCAATCAGGCCCATCCGGCGACTGCTGACCGTCGGAATGATAGCCCGCATACCGCATTCCGCCGCCGGCGTGCTCCTGACGCTGCACATTGTCCTGACCCTGGGCGAGGGGTATGCCGCCGCAGGCACAGCCGCGGCGGTGATGACCATAGGCATCGCCCTGGGCGCGCCGTGGCGAGGGCGCCGGGTGGATACCGTGGGCCTGCGCAAGGCACTGATTCCTTCCGTTGTGTCCGAGACCGTGATCTGGTCCGTGGTGCCGCATGTTTCGTACGAGTGGGTGCTGGCGCTGGTCTTCGTCGGGGGACTCCTCACACTGCCGATCTTCAGCGTGGTGCGCCAGTCCCTGGGCGTGCTGGCCGGCGGTGAACAGCGGCGGACGGCGTTCGCTCTGGACGCCATCTCCACGGAACTTGTCTTCATGCTCGGCCCGGCGGCCGGGGCGATTGTGGCAACTGCCGGCCATTCGGTTGTCGGGCTGACCGTGGTGGGCGTGTGCACTTCTGTGGCCGGACTCTTCCTGATGTGGTTCAACCCGCCCACCCGCAGTGCTGTGCCGGATGACGACTACGAAACCGACCAGCAGGAAGGCGCGGAAGCTGCGGTCGTCGCTGCAGCTCCCGCGCACCTGCAGGAAGCTGCTGCGGAACTCGCTCCGGTAGCGGCCGGCGGCCTTCGCCGCACCCGGCTGCGGCCCGCCGGATTAAGGCGCAGCGTGGTACATAACTTCGCCTGGTTCACCGCCGCGGTGGCTGCGGTCTTCGCCGTGGCCTCCGGGGCAGGTATGGTGCTTAGCGGCACGGACGTGGGCATTGTTGCCGCGTTGGAGACCGGCGGCCGCCAGGCGGAGATCGGCCTTGTCTTTGTGTTCTGGTGCGCGGCGTCGGTTGTCGGAGGGCTCCTCTACGGCGCCATGCACCGGCCCGTTTCCCCGATGCTCCTGCTGCTCGGCATGGCCGCACTCACCATCCCGATGGGCTTCGCGCGCGACACACTGACGCTGTGCCTGCTGTCGCTGCTCCCCGGCCTGCTGTGCGCACCGGTCTTGTCCGCTGCGTCGGAAAAGGTTGCCGAACTCGTGGAGGAGGGCCGCCGCGGCGAGGCCATGGGCTGGTACGGGTCCGCTCTCACGGCCGGAGTGGCGCTGGGCGCTCCCTTGGCCGGCGTGTTCATCGACGGGGTCGGGCCGTCCGCCGGATTTGTCTCGGTGGGCACCGCCGGGGTTGTCCTCTGCCTCTTCGGCCTGGTGCTGCAGCGCCGGCGCCGCCAGCGCGCACTCACCTGA
- a CDS encoding histidinol-phosphate transaminase, protein MTDQLERLNRLPLRTNLRGLTPYGAPQLDVPILLNVNENTHGVPADVLVAISEAVTAAAAGLNRYPDREFTELRERLAEYLGHGLGAENIWAANGSNEVLQQILQAFGGPGRTALGFPPTYSMYPLLASGTDTGYIAGQRADDYGLSAESAARQVRELQPNVVFLCSPNNPTGTGLGLDVVEAVYEAGEASQTVVIVDEAYHEFAHDGTPSALTLLPGRERLIVSRTMSKAFALAGARLGYMAAAPEVADALRLVRLPYHLSAITQATALAALTHREALMADVEDIKRQRDRIVTELTRMGLKPAASDSNYVFFGGLENPHEVWQGLLDRGVLIRDVGIPGHLRVTAGTETETTAFLEALELILTGQPSVPA, encoded by the coding sequence GTGACTGACCAGCTAGAGCGACTGAACAGACTTCCCCTCCGGACCAACCTGCGGGGCCTCACTCCGTACGGTGCACCGCAGCTGGACGTTCCCATCCTGCTCAACGTCAACGAGAACACCCATGGCGTTCCGGCTGATGTCCTGGTGGCCATCTCGGAGGCCGTGACGGCTGCCGCCGCTGGATTGAACCGCTACCCGGACCGTGAGTTCACCGAACTCCGGGAGCGCCTGGCGGAGTACCTGGGCCACGGCCTGGGGGCCGAGAACATCTGGGCCGCCAACGGGTCCAACGAAGTGCTGCAACAGATCCTGCAGGCATTCGGCGGCCCGGGGCGTACAGCCCTCGGATTTCCGCCCACGTACTCCATGTACCCGCTGCTGGCCAGCGGGACCGATACCGGATACATCGCCGGCCAGCGTGCGGATGACTATGGCCTCAGTGCCGAATCGGCGGCGCGGCAGGTCCGGGAACTTCAACCAAACGTTGTCTTCCTGTGCTCACCCAACAACCCCACCGGCACCGGCCTGGGGCTCGACGTCGTGGAAGCCGTGTACGAAGCGGGCGAAGCGAGCCAGACTGTGGTGATCGTCGACGAGGCGTACCACGAATTTGCGCACGACGGCACGCCCAGCGCCCTGACTCTGCTTCCGGGCCGTGAGCGCCTGATCGTCTCCCGCACCATGAGCAAGGCTTTCGCTCTCGCCGGAGCTCGCCTCGGCTACATGGCGGCGGCACCTGAGGTTGCGGACGCCCTGAGGCTGGTGCGGCTGCCCTACCACCTGTCGGCCATCACCCAGGCCACCGCCCTGGCTGCCCTGACGCACCGCGAGGCCCTCATGGCCGACGTCGAAGACATCAAGCGGCAGCGCGACAGGATCGTCACCGAGCTGACGCGGATGGGACTCAAGCCTGCCGCGTCCGATTCCAACTACGTCTTCTTCGGCGGACTGGAGAACCCCCATGAGGTCTGGCAGGGGCTGCTCGACCGCGGCGTCCTGATTAGGGATGTGGGGATCCCCGGGCACTTGCGGGTTACAGCCGGCACTGAGACGGAAACCACAGCCTTCCTGGAGGCCCTGGAACTGATCCTGACCGGTCAGCCCAGCGTCCCGGCCTAA
- a CDS encoding DUF1844 domain-containing protein: MSTSDSNSHVFEPAADQRDGQEQVSQQIRDISEVPAIEVITTAAVHLMSASAVKLGLAAEENAEELKDLDEARKLITALAGLVTAAAPEIGSQHAGPLRDGLRSLQLAFREESTIPDAPGKGPGEKYTGPVN; the protein is encoded by the coding sequence ATGAGCACTTCAGACAGTAATTCACACGTTTTCGAGCCCGCCGCCGATCAGCGGGACGGCCAGGAGCAGGTGTCGCAACAGATCCGCGATATCTCCGAGGTCCCCGCCATCGAGGTCATCACCACCGCCGCTGTCCACCTGATGAGCGCGTCGGCCGTCAAGCTCGGGCTCGCCGCCGAGGAGAATGCCGAGGAGCTCAAGGACCTGGACGAGGCCCGCAAGCTGATCACCGCGCTGGCCGGACTCGTGACCGCCGCTGCTCCGGAGATCGGTTCCCAGCACGCCGGACCGTTGCGCGACGGACTTCGATCCCTGCAGCTGGCCTTCCGCGAGGAGTCCACCATTCCGGACGCCCCGGGCAAGGGTCCGGGGGAAAAGTACACCGGGCCGGTTAACTAG
- the priA gene encoding bifunctional 1-(5-phosphoribosyl)-5-((5-phosphoribosylamino)methylideneamino)imidazole-4-carboxamide isomerase/phosphoribosylanthranilate isomerase PriA: MTTETPLPVLELLPAVDVVDGQAVRLVQGEAGSETSYGTPLEAALNWQEQGAEWVHLVDLDAAFGRGSNAGLLREVVGRLDIKVELSGGLRDDESLEKALDLGVARVNLGTAALENPEWTARAIDRFGDKIAVGLDVRGTTLAGRGWTKEGGDLWDVLARLEEAGCARYVVTDVTKDGTLQGPNVELLRQMVEKTGKPVVASGGISSLEDLKVLRSLVPLGVEGAIVGKALYAGAFTLPEALDVAGRR, encoded by the coding sequence ATGACCACCGAAACGCCGCTGCCCGTACTGGAACTGCTGCCCGCCGTCGACGTCGTGGACGGCCAGGCGGTCCGTCTGGTCCAGGGCGAAGCCGGCAGTGAGACGAGCTACGGCACCCCGCTGGAAGCTGCCCTCAACTGGCAGGAACAGGGCGCCGAGTGGGTGCACCTGGTGGACCTGGATGCCGCCTTCGGCCGTGGCTCCAACGCCGGGCTGCTCCGTGAAGTTGTGGGCCGGCTCGATATCAAGGTGGAGCTCTCCGGCGGCCTGCGCGATGACGAATCGCTGGAAAAAGCCCTGGACCTCGGCGTTGCCCGGGTGAACCTCGGCACGGCGGCCCTGGAAAACCCGGAGTGGACGGCACGGGCCATCGACCGCTTCGGTGACAAGATCGCCGTCGGCCTTGACGTGCGCGGAACCACCTTGGCGGGTCGCGGCTGGACCAAGGAAGGCGGCGACCTCTGGGACGTTCTGGCACGTCTCGAAGAAGCCGGCTGCGCCCGCTACGTGGTCACCGACGTCACCAAGGACGGCACCCTGCAGGGCCCCAACGTTGAGCTGCTCCGCCAGATGGTGGAGAAGACCGGCAAACCCGTGGTGGCCTCCGGCGGCATCTCCAGCCTCGAAGACCTCAAGGTCCTGCGCTCCCTCGTTCCCCTGGGCGTGGAAGGGGCCATCGTCGGGAAGGCGCTCTACGCCGGTGCGTTTACGCTGCCGGAAGCGCTGGACGTAGCAGGCCGCCGCTAG
- a CDS encoding LysM peptidoglycan-binding domain-containing protein — MSATSAIQGSNNEGSPIRGAQAAGMQAFNWEERPAAKAVKTAKARAVQPPLRLTRRGRIVLVGVPLILVSIVLISLAGLLNSPAKAADSASELSLTPTVSVTVQPGQSLWEIAGTVSPERDTRDVVADIVQLNNLDGGRVMPGQQIFVPSN; from the coding sequence ATGTCAGCAACAAGCGCTATTCAGGGTTCGAATAATGAAGGTTCACCCATCCGGGGAGCCCAAGCCGCAGGAATGCAGGCCTTCAACTGGGAGGAGCGTCCCGCAGCGAAAGCTGTTAAGACGGCCAAGGCCAGGGCCGTGCAGCCGCCGCTCCGACTGACGCGCAGGGGGCGCATCGTTCTTGTGGGCGTGCCGCTGATCCTGGTGTCCATAGTGCTGATCTCGCTGGCCGGGCTCCTGAATTCGCCGGCGAAAGCCGCGGATTCAGCGTCCGAGCTGTCGTTGACCCCCACCGTGTCCGTGACGGTCCAGCCGGGGCAGTCCCTCTGGGAGATCGCCGGGACCGTGTCCCCGGAACGGGACACCCGCGACGTCGTCGCCGATATCGTCCAGCTCAACAACCTGGACGGCGGCAGGGTCATGCCGGGCCAGCAGATTTTTGTTCCCTCAAACTAA
- the infC gene encoding translation initiation factor IF-3, translating into MRLVGPAGEQVGIVRIEDALRLAAESDLDLVEVAPQAKPPVCKLMDFGKYKYEAAVKAREARKNQTNTVLKEIRFRLKIDTHDYETKRGHALRFLGAGDKVKAMIQFRGREQQRPEMGIRLLQRFADDVAEVGVVESSPRIDGRNMVMVVGPLKNKAEAKAEARRATQRAEAKAQNEAKASGRVDVSRDQPAMTQSLADLLPEGFAVSTEEAAPEASTEAAAASAAVEAPVEAAAAPETEVPAAEAPKQEAPVQEAPVQEAPKQEAPVKEAPKQAAPKREAPKAAAAPRPAVSKPAAASKPPVAKEPVAPKPAEAAPVAPRPAGIPSPPKPVARPAAPKPAARPAAPKPGSKKTN; encoded by the coding sequence GTGCGGCTGGTCGGCCCTGCAGGCGAACAGGTAGGAATTGTCCGTATTGAGGACGCCCTGCGTTTGGCTGCCGAGTCCGACCTTGATCTCGTTGAAGTTGCACCGCAGGCAAAGCCTCCGGTGTGCAAGCTGATGGACTTCGGCAAGTACAAGTACGAAGCTGCTGTCAAGGCACGCGAGGCCCGTAAGAACCAGACCAACACGGTTCTGAAGGAAATCCGTTTCCGGCTGAAGATCGACACTCACGACTACGAGACCAAGCGCGGCCACGCCCTCCGCTTCCTCGGCGCCGGAGACAAGGTCAAGGCCATGATCCAGTTCCGCGGCCGTGAGCAGCAGCGTCCGGAAATGGGCATCCGCCTTCTCCAGCGTTTCGCCGACGACGTCGCCGAAGTTGGCGTTGTCGAGTCCAGCCCCCGCATCGATGGCCGCAACATGGTCATGGTGGTGGGCCCGCTGAAGAACAAGGCCGAGGCCAAGGCAGAAGCACGCCGTGCGACGCAGCGCGCTGAGGCAAAGGCCCAGAACGAAGCCAAGGCCAGCGGCCGGGTGGACGTCAGCCGCGACCAGCCCGCCATGACGCAGTCCCTGGCGGACCTGCTGCCTGAGGGCTTTGCAGTATCGACGGAAGAGGCAGCACCCGAGGCGAGCACCGAGGCCGCTGCGGCTTCAGCTGCCGTCGAGGCACCTGTCGAGGCCGCAGCTGCGCCGGAAACCGAGGTCCCGGCCGCGGAAGCTCCCAAGCAGGAAGCTCCCGTCCAGGAAGCTCCCGTCCAGGAAGCACCTAAGCAGGAAGCCCCGGTCAAGGAAGCTCCCAAGCAGGCAGCACCGAAGCGCGAAGCCCCCAAGGCTGCGGCGGCCCCGCGTCCTGCAGTCAGCAAGCCTGCTGCAGCCAGCAAGCCGCCTGTGGCCAAGGAGCCTGTTGCACCGAAGCCGGCAGAGGCCGCCCCCGTGGCGCCGAGGCCGGCCGGAATACCTTCGCCGCCCAAGCCGGTAGCACGGCCCGCAGCGCCGAAGCCTGCAGCACGGCCGGCTGCCCCCAAGCCGGGTAGCAAGAAGACCAACTAG